CTGGCCAGCGGCGTCTCGCTGCTGGTGCTGCAGCGGTCGGGCAGCGACAACCTCAACCTGCGCGGCGCCACCGCCGAGGTCTTCGCCGACCTCGTCGGCTCGGTGCTGGCGTTGCTCGCGGGCGTGGTCATCTGGCTGACCGGCTTCGACCGTGCCGACCCGATCGCCAGCCTGCTGATCGCGGTGCTGATCCTGCCGCGCTCGCTCTCGCTGCTGCGCGACTCGGCCGTGGTCCTGCTCGAGATCGCCCCCAAGGACCTCGACCTCGCCGAGCTCGAGCGCCGGCTGTGCGCGGTGCCGGGCGTCGTCGACGTCCACGACCTGCACGCGTGGACGATCACCAGCGGCATCCCGAGCGTCAGCGCCCACGTCCGGGTGACCGACGAGGCCCTGGCGGCGGAGGGGGTCGGCGCGATCCTGGACCGGCTCTCGGCGTGCGCGGCCAGCGACTTCGGCGTCGACCACGCCACCTTCCAGGTCGAGCCGATGCGCCACCAGGAGCACGAGCACCTCGGCGAGGTCCACTGACCGCACACCCGGCCGCGCTCGGCGACACGGCCGTGGCGCGGCGTGGACGGCACGGGCGGTTCGCGGCAGGGTGGCGCCATGGGTGACTACCGGGCGACGTACGAGCGATCGATCTCCGACCCCGAGGGGTTCTGGGGCGAGCAGGCCGGGCTGGTCGACTGGATCCAGCGCCCCCGGCAGGTGCTCGACTCGAGCAACCCGCCCTTCCACCGCTGGTTCCCCGACGGCACCCTCAACACCTGCTTCAACGCCCTGGACCGCCACGTCGCCGCGGGCCACGCGGAGCGCGTCGCGCTGATCCACGACTCCGCCGTCACAGGCACGAAGCAGACCTTCACGTACGCCAGGCTGCTGGAGGAGGTCGCGGCCTTCGGCGGGGTGCTGCAGGCGCTCGGGGTCGGCCACGGCGACCGGGTGGTGATCTACCTGCCGATGATCCCGGAGGCCGTCGTCGCGATGCTGGCGTGCGCCCGGATCGGGGCGGTGCACAGCGTCGTCTTCGGTGGCTTCGCCCCCCAGGAGCTGGCGGTGCGCATCGACGACGCGCAGCCGAAGGTCGTGGTCACCGCCAGCTGCGGGATCGAGCCGAGCCGCGTCGTCGAGTACAAGCCGTACGTCGACCGCGCGCTCGAGCTCGCGACGCACCAGCCGGACGCGGTCGTGCTCAAGCAGCGCCCGCAGGTGGCGGCCTCGATGCAGGAGGGGCGCGACCTCGACTGGGACGTCGTCATGCGTGCCGGCCGGGCCAGCCCCGCCGCCTGCGTGGAGGTGAGGGCCACCGACCCGCTCTACGTCCTCTACACGTCCGGGACGACCGGCAAGCCCAAGGGCGTCGTGCGCGACAACGGCGGTCACGCGGTCGCGATGGCCTGGTCGCTCCCCAACATCTACGGCGTGGCGGCGGGCGACGTCTGGTGGACCGCCTCCGACGTCGGCTGGGTGGTCGGCCACTCCTACATCGTCTACGCGCCGCTCATCGCCGGGGCGACGACCGTGCTCTACGAGGGCAAGCCGGTCGGCACGCCCGACGCGGGCGCCTTCTGGCGGGTGGTCGAGGACCACGGCGTCAAGGCGCTCTTCACCGCGCCGACCGCGTTCCGGGCGATCAAGAAGGAGGACCCGGAGGCAGCGCAGCTGGCGTCGTACGACACCTCGTCGCTGGAGACGCTCTTCCTCGCCGGCGAGCGGCTGGACCCCGACACCTGGCAGTGGGCCACCGACACCCTGGGCGTGCCCGTGGTCGACCACTGGTGGCAGACCGAGACCGGTTGGGCGATCGCGGCCAACCTGCGCGGGCTCGAGCCGCTGGAGATCAAGCCCGGGTCGCCGTCGGTGCCGGTGCCGGGCTGGGACGTCCGGATCCTCGACGAGCACGGCGACGAGGTCGCCCCCGGGACCGAGGGGGCGATCTGCCTGAGGCTGCCGCTGCCGCCGGGCGCGCTGCCGACGCTGTGGAACGACGACGAGCGGTTCGTGGCGTCGTACCTCTCGGCCTTCGAGGGGCACTACCTCTCCGGCGACGGCGGCTACGTCGACACCGACGGCTACCTCTACGTCATGGGTCGCACCGACGACGTCATCAACGTCGCCGGACACCGGCTCTCGACCGGGAGCATGGAGGCGGTGATCGCCCAGCACCCCGCCGTCGCGGAGTGCGCGGTGATCGGGGTCGCCGACCCGATGAAGGGCCAGCTGCCGCGCGGGTTCGTCGTGCTCAAGGCCGGTGCCGAGGCCGATCCCGACACGCTGCGCGCCGAGCTGGTGCAGATGGTGCGCGACGAGATCGGCGCCGTCGCGTCCTTCCGCGAGGTCGCGGTCGTCGACGGCTTGCCCAAGACCCGCAGCGGCAAGGTCCTGCGCAAGACGATGCGCGAGATCGCCGACGGCAAGGACGCGGCCGTCCCGAGCACCATCGAGGACGCCGGGGTGCTCGACACCCTCCGGCCGGTGCTCCAGCGTGACCCTCCCGATAGCTGACCGCAGAAATCATCACCTGGAGACCGAGGACGATGATCTTCGCGGTCAGCTATCGCTCCTGGCCCAGCCCGGCCTCGCGCGCCTTGATGATCGCCTCGGCCCGGCCGGCGGCGTGGAGCTTGGCGTAGATCGAGGACA
This genomic interval from Nocardioides euryhalodurans contains the following:
- a CDS encoding propionyl-CoA synthetase; protein product: MGDYRATYERSISDPEGFWGEQAGLVDWIQRPRQVLDSSNPPFHRWFPDGTLNTCFNALDRHVAAGHAERVALIHDSAVTGTKQTFTYARLLEEVAAFGGVLQALGVGHGDRVVIYLPMIPEAVVAMLACARIGAVHSVVFGGFAPQELAVRIDDAQPKVVVTASCGIEPSRVVEYKPYVDRALELATHQPDAVVLKQRPQVAASMQEGRDLDWDVVMRAGRASPAACVEVRATDPLYVLYTSGTTGKPKGVVRDNGGHAVAMAWSLPNIYGVAAGDVWWTASDVGWVVGHSYIVYAPLIAGATTVLYEGKPVGTPDAGAFWRVVEDHGVKALFTAPTAFRAIKKEDPEAAQLASYDTSSLETLFLAGERLDPDTWQWATDTLGVPVVDHWWQTETGWAIAANLRGLEPLEIKPGSPSVPVPGWDVRILDEHGDEVAPGTEGAICLRLPLPPGALPTLWNDDERFVASYLSAFEGHYLSGDGGYVDTDGYLYVMGRTDDVINVAGHRLSTGSMEAVIAQHPAVAECAVIGVADPMKGQLPRGFVVLKAGAEADPDTLRAELVQMVRDEIGAVASFREVAVVDGLPKTRSGKVLRKTMREIADGKDAAVPSTIEDAGVLDTLRPVLQRDPPDS
- a CDS encoding cation diffusion facilitator family transporter, with product MGHGHGHAAGRAEDRARLRLVLAVTGSVLVVELVGAWYAGSLALLADAAHMATDVAALVLALGASYVATRPAGPRSTFGWHRAEILAALLNAAVLLVVCAYLAWAGVSRLLDPQPVEGGPMVLFAGVAALASGVSLLVLQRSGSDNLNLRGATAEVFADLVGSVLALLAGVVIWLTGFDRADPIASLLIAVLILPRSLSLLRDSAVVLLEIAPKDLDLAELERRLCAVPGVVDVHDLHAWTITSGIPSVSAHVRVTDEALAAEGVGAILDRLSACAASDFGVDHATFQVEPMRHQEHEHLGEVH